The window ttcttttattaaagGAAAACAACCCCAATTTAACACAAATTAATCACTTGAAGTAATgttaagcatttaaaaaaaaactccactgcactttataatatatatatttcaaacACATTAAAGGTGTATGCAATCCTATATCTCTATTTAATAGATTTTAAgccaaagaaacattttttcttaATCATCTCCTTTTACTGTGTTGACATACACATTTACGGATATGCATACACAATCCCAATGTGCACGTCTACAGACactacagaaagaaagaaagttttgttgtcttttcttAGAAAGCCCGTTGATTAATTACAACTATCAGCCCGAAGACCTCCTGGTATGGTTAGACAACCTCTCCTCCCTAacccttctctctttttctctaacacacacactcactcacacgcacacacactctcacacctactaagaaaacaaaaccccaCTAATCATTTGAAGCCTGTGCTTTGTAGGTGGGGCCCAGTCATTATCAGGCCTCAGCAGTGCGGGTTTTTGTTGGTTTTAGTTTTGCATCCTCAATCAATCGCTAACAGGAAGAGCTTTAATCAGGGTTTTAATGCAGCAGTACAAGAGGTGGGCTGGCCCATTGTCTGGGTCTGAAAGGCTGATCAGAGGGGAGTCCTCTCACGTTTCTTTACATTCACCTGCTGGGCCCTATTGGGTCTCTTTCTGAAAGAAAGGGACAAGGGAAATGAATAAAGAACACAGGCAAAGTGTGGGTCTGCTGAACCAGCCTATGGGTTAATCAAGGAGCTACTTGTCATCTCCACAGAGTCTCACAGTTCTGGCGGTTAAGCTCGCCCCTTCTCTTTCGTATGCCAATTCAAACACACTGAGGAGCTGGGCTGGGATGAACAACAGCGGCCCTAACACAAGCATGAGCTAATGGTACTCTGAAATGAATGTATGAAGCGAGGGTGGGAGGGTGCTGATAAAGAAGGAGGACAGAGAGAAAACTTTATGAGTTGCAGAGAAACACAATTTTGAGAGACTGAATATAtgagaaaaagaatgaaatgaaatcTAAAATAGATTCAAAAATATTGTACAGCAGGAAGATGTGTTTTTCTGAGAGTTattctgttaaaaacaaacactgcaaatATTCAGAGTAGCTCGGCCCAGACTGCAGCAGAAGCTTTGCAAATCATCTCTATATCCAGTTTGCAAAATGCTTTGGAGAAGCAAAGCAGAACTGATATTTCAGTATGAACCAGTATTccaatattttgtacattttgtgATATTCCGATTTTTCTTTGCATCTGAGGCACTTTGGTAAGTGCTGCTTATGGCCCAAAGGGAAGAAAGTTCAGTACTTTAAGCAAAACCTGCAAAGCTGACACCATTTTAGACTTTGGATTTCTATAAAAAATCATTAAAGAAGAGTTTTATCATGATATCGTTGTTTGCAAAGGTGCAGTGGGGCAACGTTTGCTAGGCTTAATGGTCTATTAAATGATGCTCTTACCCCATCTAGTGAAAAGAAAGAGTAACTCAAatcattaggaaaaaaaaaagagtgagcgAGTTTATGTGTGTGAGCGTTTGTGTGTTTGGGGGTTTCTTTTAAATGACACTCGCAAGAAACACAATTAAAATGGGACGTGGATATAACAACATGAGTGGAAATGTGATGCAAGTACTGGGTGTGTGTGGAAATTAAAGCAAATGAACAAACGCATAAAAGTGTATTATTTCTAGTGCTGATTATATTAATTTCTAATTTTACTTCCCCTCAGTAGTCCTCATACAAAGACCACAAGAGGGCATTATTTAATCAGGGCTGTGTGGCACTGTTTACTACACATTACACTGAAGTCGTAGGAATAAGTACAGTTACTGTACTGTTCAGATACACAGTTAAAAAGACAAGAATGAGGAtctataaatattttttccaatttatttattttttattattaatattattaatattattattattattagcattattattgttgttgttgttgctcttGTTGCATGACCGGATCAAAAATGAAGGTGACTTTATGTCACAAGATGAAATACCAAAAAATCTTCTTTAAATCATAGCAGaactaaattttaaaaaatggcagTAATTacatttaacttaaaaaaaatgctataaTGTCAATTACTATTTGTTTGTTGTAATCAAATTTAACTGGGTAAAGatctaaataattatttttccaTCAATATGTTTTCTGTTCCAGCCAACATTTATGATGTTTCCGgaataaaatgtttgcaatttGTTCTGCACAGAGAGTGCTTTGGAATTACGCGTCTACTTTAAACGTCAGATTTGTCAGAGACAATGTAGACTGGTGACTAATGGCTGATCTACCTGACAGGGCTTTTTGTCGAAGTCCACAGGAAGTCCACAGGAAGCCTTCAGTCCTCTCCAGCTCAGATTGATGCACTTATAAGAATGCCCTCTAACAAAAAAGGGTGGTGGCAATTAGGAAAACAAAAGAGGGGAGGGTGCCAGAGATTACAGCAGGAGCACTTCAATGCCCAGCTTTCGTGTCTCGATTAGAGGAGCCAAAGAGAGTACTTCTATAAGTTAATGTTTGTCAAATATATGGatttttaagaaataaaaaagattatgattatttcacaaaataatacatcaaaaaactattttaaatattttttcatgatGATTGTGGCAAAATAGATGTAGTTTTTACACAacatgcttttttgttttttttttatcagtctgTAATTAAACGGAGTTTAATTTTAAAGTGATTCATTTAAACAAGTAAATCTGAGTGTAAAATTCAACACTGAGTTTAATTAATAACAACTGTGTTTAAACACGCTTGAGCATGCTCAAACAGagggaagaaaaacacagtgtaTGCAAATGCACTTCGGTTTTATTCACTTCCTTTTTACAAGCTGCATCTGAAAGCTTATTTGGGCTGATTTGCAGGGTTTAAGGGTTTATTTTGACAGGCCCTTACTGCAGAAGGTCAGCAATTCACCTGTAAGTTGAGAATTTACCCTGACTAATTTTTGCCATCCTTCAGGTGCAGTCTGCCAACGTCCTTTGCATTTTAATGCAGACAACCCGATTATAAAAGCTTAGagggcttcttcttctttcttttttttgtctgaaatAAATGGTTTTGGTTGCTGGGCAACTTGACTTGATCAAACGCAGCTCCCCCTCCCCCAATTTGAAGCTCATAATTCTTCATCTATATTCAGGCACTTCGTTCTTAATTAGATTAAGATGCATAACCCCCCTCTGAAAGCTAATTCACACTGATGTACAGCCCTCATgtacgcgcgcacacacacacgggcacAACGCTTTTGTGATGGTACGAACCCATTAAAAATGTGGCTATCGAGGAAAagtgttgatttttttaaagttgaaaatTTAGAATGAacgaaaaatactttttttttcttaaatttaacAACAAGTAATAACCAAAACATACTGATCTATTACTTGAGACACTGGGGATTCATTTAGTTTCTTTGCAATTATTTTACCCTAAAAACTGAAGAAGTTATGGAAGAGAgataatagattttttttaaaaataaaagaaaacaaacaaacattaagtAATAATAACAATCCAAACTATACcctaatattatatatatatatatatatatatatatatatatatatatatatatatatatatgatatttgttttattttatgttcaaaTAGAGCAGCAACAGTGCCCAGAGATTGGTCACACAACATTCTACCTGTACAGCATTTCACTCGAATAGCCCGGCTATTTGGAGAGGTGAGGACATTGTACATTGATATAAAGGGTCATTTGGTGGACTTGTTGGAGCATTGTACAGTATGGATTGGATTTTCACCAGAATGACTGTACCTTAACATCACTCTGTCTGTCCTCCTCTACATTCCCCTCAATGCCTAAGGTGCTCAGAATGATGGAGCACAATGTGTTTTTCATTCCCTGCTGATTTAAACACTGCCAGACACTTAAAAATGAGCACACGtgattttgttttctaaatAAAGCCCTTATATTCAAACTCActgaagaaacaaagaaaagaaaaaactgaaacattttcacactgtttGCATTTGTCTTCAAGGTAAAGCTAAAATGGGTCATTTAATTTGCTCCAATTCTCAAAGGTGTGACTATGGAGGAAGCGGCTGCATAGGAAAGCCAAGGACAGTTGGATTTACCGTAAAGAGCATGCTAGTTGTGCTCTCCCTAGAGCTATGTCTTTGATTGAATACtgaaatgagttgaaatgtcACAAATCTCTACCAGTATGCTCAAAATGAAAATTGGCCTTGGGGGGGTTTTAAGCTTCCCATTAAGAGCGTGCTTAACATTCTGTTAAATGTGACTGGAGTGCATCAAAAATACAGCATAATTACGTGTCTCTGTGCACTCAAGCAAAACGTCCCTAAAAATTCCTCAATGCTGAGCAACTTCCTCTGCTAAAATGCAAGGGACCTTAAAATCGGGCCTCAAAGGGAATGATGTGAGAGTAAAGCTAAAGGGCAGTAGGGTTCAAATTAAACCTGCCAAAATGGGGCAAAATTGTCACGTAACtggcaaaaggaaaaaaaaaaaaggaaaagaaagtggGTGAATCCTGTTTTCCTGCAGAATTTCCaggatttaaatttaaatacaaatataaatgatGTCAGCTTGAAACCTTCGTAGCCTACATCACAACACCTCTGGCAACTTTTAAGTCAAATTAGAGTATATGATGTTTTGCCTTGTTtcgtttaagaaaaaaaaattaattctgCCTTTATATCAGCATCCCCTTCCCAGTCTGGTAATGCCCGTCTGACTGTGAATGCAACTGATTTGATACGACCGCACTCCTTCCTATTTACCCCTGATCTCTCAGGTAGCTGTATTTTcaggaaacaggaaaatgaCTATCGCGCCTGCTTAGTATTCACGTCACGCAAAGTGGGTCTGTGTTCCTCATTTAGTTCTGTACAGTACAGCTGGGGAGCTGTCCAGCACGCAGCGGCAGTATGCAAATGAGGCTGGATTTGAATGGAGATGGAGGTAGACACAAAGCTCAATTAGAGACAGAGAAGAGAAAGAGGCAGTGGGGGAGCGCTGAGTGTctgaaggggaggggggggggaaccTTTGACTGCTTAATGCCAACCTGAGAAAACCAGTGTACGGACACATTCAAACACAAAGGGACACACAGATGTGAATGCGCTTAAATAGCCAGACAGATTTCTAAATTCTTCAGACAGGCAGCCGATCTCTGAGGGGCTCAGACAGCTCAGCTCTGTGATGCCTTTCCCTCACACCAATCACACAGAGAATATCCCACATCATCCATATCacacatttcaaaacaaaaaaagagaggtggggggggggaggagCACAGGTGCACTCCACGCTTTTATTTAAGCTCAAAGAGAGAGTCTCACATGtggttaataaaaaaagaagaaaaagaaaagaaaactgaggtggggggggggagtggCCGCCATTTTGTTCCTGGATGCCCAGCAGCGTTGCATATCACCTGACCCAATGCCTGCATGACTGTCCTTGGAGGAGTTTCTGACATCAGCACTGCCACTTATGGTTGCCATAGCAACCTGGGTACCAATTTggatggggtggggtgggggtgtcGTTGGATGCTGCAGGATGGAGAGTAGAAAATTAATATGCACATGCGACGAGTCAGAATCGGGATTTAATTGTTGGCGTGTGAAGCTGAAATGGAATGAAAGCTGCAGCAAACACGAGGAATATCAGGGCAAGGGCGGGCAAAAAAATGGATTAGGCAGGCTCATTCTGGTAAATCATCTGCATCATTGTCAAGGTTATATCCAGATTATTTCCTCTCATGCTAGAAAGTAACTTCATAGATGAGATGAGGAAGGTGGGCCACGGGGTGGGGATTATCTTCCTCCAGCTTCTTCTCGCCTCCCTCCTCAGCATTATCACCGCCATGAATAGTTTACAAAGCTGCGTACAGGCGAGGTGATGGTTCACATGGCATCGGCGGCTGAATTTTAGCTGACTTTGTGTCCGTGAATAGCAATCATTTCAGCACGCCTGAAAAGGTTTTCATATGCGGCTGAAATATAACAGGCAGGAGTGTGGGCTCGACTCTGGGAGGATGAGTCTAACTCGATCAGGGAGGCTCAAAGATCATTCAGTTGATCTGGCAATGCAACAAAATCACCCAAGTTTGATTTCCCATAAAACACTGCCTGTCAGATTGCATAGGAGCAACCGTTActcacagggacacacacacacacacacctgacctAAAACTGTGGTGTCTCTCCCTTCAAATCACCCATCACATGAACATACACACTCACGGGGAGGCAGATTTCACTTGCTGCCTCACCATCAAGCCAGCATTTCTTTTGTAAATAGTGAAGGCACAGGATGAAGTGATGAAgtctcaaaacagaaaaaaaaccccctacacatacatatataaatgacaaattaaacagcagaaatgtaaaaacaaaacaaaacaacaacaaacaaacaaaaaccttcaAGATAGTCCAACacaacacagaaagacaaaaataagTCATCACACTGCAGAATTATGCGAAATAGCAGAGGGAGAGGTGTTAGGCTGACAACACAAGCGTGCATGCACAGTCAGTCCCGCGCACGCACACATATGCGCACATACAGTAAACGTTGCAATGGTCTCATCAATAATGCATCGGCACTTCATGTTTATGCAATTTACAGGGCAAGACCGAGCGGTGGCTAGTGTAGAAGCCCGCCGTAGCCTTGTGCACAAGCCTATCACAGACAGAGCTCAGACGCGAGCGTTCACACGGAAAGCGCCTGTAGAGAAAAAGGTTAAGATTATATAAAATAGTCCCAAGTGCGCACATACCTGTTAAAGCGTCATTTCTTTGAGCCTGGTTTTATGCAGGCTCGAATGGCTTCATGATAACGCCGCACTAAGGAAATAAAACTGTAGCTGTGGTGATATGCAAATTAACGGCTCCCGCTGAATGCAAGGGCATTTATTATTCATAAATTACTCATGTTTATGCAAATGAGGGCGTGCGGAAACACGGGTGGGGGGTTGAGTGGCTCTGTCTAAACATACCGTGTGATTTCGTTTCTGTTGCGCATTTTTTCCCCACCCCCCactaaaaaataatcaaaatccTTGATTTTAACTAACATATAGTCACAAACCAGCTTTAGCAGTGTGAACTTTATGTTGTCCTGGCTCATttaaagaagaaggaggagggagCTGCTGTTAATGCGGGCCTTTATTCAAGGTTtacatgcttatttattctggGTTATTTAGCGTGTGCTAACCCAAGTGAAGAGGACACATAAGGTCAGACACCTCTTTCAACGCTACAGACTGTCAAAAGTGGCAGCTATTTCTAACCGGCCTAGCACACGTGACCCTGCAAAGGTGGGATATCATCTGAAGAAATCTCTTGGGTgggaggtgaaacgtcttcatgGCGCTTCATTAGTTTTCTTTCCAAcctcctgttttttcttttttttctggagtatgtttgcttgtgtgtgtgtgagttcgtgtgtgtgtttacttctGTCAAAATTGGGGACCTATATCAGCTGACACACCCGTTCATTGGGGACGCTGTTGCCTCTGGGGACCGAAACTACCCCAATTAGACATAAATTGAAGCCATTCGGCGCGTTTCAAGTGGCATTCCCGTCTAAAACTGCCAAAAACGTCCCTAAATATGACTTAGATTGTGTgcgtatatgtgtatgtgtgcgtcaTCAATAACCGACGAGGTCGACGTAATCCAATGGCGACGCGCGTGGGATTTGTTATTGCCGCAGTCCGCTTGTTAAGACGTTAGTTTTGAACTGTCTTGAGGCATTAAACGCGCTCATTTGTAGAAAATTATTTTCACGCAGCATAGGTGTCGTGGATGGACTGACCTTCAAATACGCTCAACAACTGtaagttattttatttcagatttATCAAAGTTTGGACGGCAGGCTAAcgttgactcttttttttttttttttttatcaggcaGTTTTGCTGCGGTGTTCTCCACAACAGGCGACATGTTTCACAACAGCTCCCAGAAGAAATACTGGATTTTTAAAAGTGAAGATGAACTCGAGCATATGAGGTGCAAGGCTAATCAGAAATTCCGCAACAAGGCCCTAGAAAGTGGGAAGGTAAGCTGCGATTAAAAATGTCATTAGGCATATTTGAACCAAAGATGTAGTCCATGAACGTCTGTTTGACAGTTACCTTCACTCCCTCCTCTTTGAAGAAGCCCGGGGTGAGTGAGTCCATGTTCTTGCAGCGTCATGAGGAAGACGTCCTATTTCGGCACTATGAGAGGAGGCTGCTGGAATTCTGCAATGCTTTTAAGCCCACAATGCCAAAGTCTGTGGtggtatgtatgtatgtatgtatgtatgcatgcgGTTTCTTTGAACAGAGCCATGTGACCTCGAGGACATCTGTGAACCACGTGCCTTTCTCTCGTTTTGCAGGGTACAGCCCTCATGTACTTCAGGAGATTCTACCTGAGCAACTCCGTCATGGAGTACCACCCCAGGATTATCATGTAAGTACTGCTGGTCGGTGAAAGGAAAACGAACAGCACTGAGGTGACACATTAAAGGAAGTGTCTGTTGAGGAAAGTTTCTGATAGGTTTGGCAGTTTCCCTCTAAGAATTTGTTGACATATGTGAGTCCTTATATTGACTTTAATAAATTCAAACACTGAGGTGAAAAAAAGTAGTCGACAGTAGTAAAAAAGACTCGACGGTGCTGAGCAGGCCAATTACAAAAGTTGCATGCTGACTCAATACGATGCGTAGCTTTGCAGAGAGGTGGACATCAGGTTACTGCATAGGTTATGCTGTAGGGTTTCAGAGGGGTTTGTGGCTACGAGGTGACATCCTTACAGTGTAGATTGTACACAGAAGCATACATCTCTTGGTGTGTTTCAGAAATTCCCAGTTTGTTAAACTCGCAGGCAAACTTTGAACTGTTTTATTAAAACGATCAAAGCGATGCGACGGTTGTAGTGTAACTCAGTTTGGTGGTCTCTTATCGTAAATTAATGTGATGTCAGGTGTGTTGAAAGCCTCAATTCAAGAGTCAAAGTTGATCTTCAGTGGAGAGAGATGATGTGGGCAGATGTCAGGATGAGAAACGCGTAAGAGTATGTGGCAGCAAAGCATCTCAGGTGTTTCGTAATCTGTGCTCAGTGTTAACAGGGGTGACCCATGTGATCGTCACCCACAGTCACATTATCAAGTCGTCTAGACTAAGTGCAGACAGATTCTCTAAACACagcgtttctttttctttgacatCATAATTTTACCTGACCTCAtaataaattgtttttgtttttttgtggggggggggttttcTCTTCGATCTTAACCAAAGTTGTTCTCAGTGATCTCCTACTTCCTGCTATACACTTTCCTCCTAATGGGAATGTTTCCTTCCAAGATAAAAGTGCAGCATCCATAGGGCATAGGGGGAGGGTCACTGAATGATTtgctgtgtataaaaatgatttatttaactACCACTTAAACCACTTAACCTTCATGTCGTGTTGAATAATGAGTTAATTATAGAATGTTTTTTCAGCCTTGTTCTAAGCAACCTGTTACTTGTTTTAGGCTGACGTGTACATACCTGGCCTGCAAAGTAGATGAATTCAATGTGTCCTGCACCCAGTTTGTGGGCAATCTTGTACAGGAGACCCCAGCAGGACAAGAAAGGGTTCTGGAGCAGATCCTGGAGTATGAGCTACTGCTAATCCAGCAGCTCAACTTTCATTTGGTGGTCCACAACCCCTACAGACCCATGGAAGGTCTGCTCATCGACCTCAAGGTGGGTGTGCTCTTATGACTGCTTCACACTATAAACACGAAGACGGAAACTACTACTGCCCTAATCTCGCTTACTTaagttttcatttgaaaatatCGCTTTTTCCAGACCCGGTACCCTACACTGGAAAGCCCAGAGTCACTGAGGAAGACTGCCGATGACTTTCTGACACAGGCAGCTATGACAGATGCAGGACtacttttttctccctcccagATCGCTCTGACAGCTATTCTGAACAGCGCCTCGAGAGCCGGTCTTAACATGGAGAGGTAGTACACAAAGTTCTTAAATCAGTAACCAGGTGACAGTGGTCAGTTTGAATTTCAAACACGGATTTAAAATATTATGTCTAATTATGAATCGAATCTTCCTCAtggttgaaaaaaaaatttaaatgttaGATAATGTTTAGAATTTAAGATTTCATCATAAAGTCCAGAGTGATTATTGGCTGGCTTAGTTAATTTATATGTACAGCAAATACATTACAAAAGCAAAATTTGAATCAGGAACAAAAAAAACCGTAAAATGTAATTTCTCTGAAGAAGTTTGTCCGTCGTATGTTAATCAAGACCGATCCCTTCTATGTATTATTTCTCATGCCCAGTTACCTGACCCAGTGCTTAGGACTGAAAGAGGAGAAGGAGACGCTCTCAAAGATGTACGACTCCATGAGACGTGAGTAAACCGCACCTTCAAGTTGACACCACAAGATGGTGATATTGAGCTGTTTTAGCTTCTCCAGAGGCTTTTTCTTGCGTTCTGTCCGATTGACTGCACGATACAGAAACTATTATGCTGAATTGCACAAGTAAAGGAAGaactgaatacattttaaatgccaATCCAACTCATGTGCCTTAGAGCTACAAAACAGGGCCTTGGCAAAGAATGCGCTTTCAAActtgctgctttgttttttcaggaaTGAAAACCCTCCTGAAGAAATATGAGCCTCCTAAACTAGAGGAGGTGAATATTTCCAAACAGAGGCTGGAGAGGATTCATGCCGAATTTGCCAGTTCAAGCAAGTAAGGAGACGACATTAACTcccttggttgtttttgttttgtgataCTTTCCGACAGTTAAACATTGTGATATTAAaatcagaatatataaagctgATCAGTGTGTACATATGtatgtagaaagaaaaataacacttaatgTCACTGTAAAACTGTCACGTAGTACTCtggcacacacaaacaagcgACTAAGTCCAggtatatattgttttattttagccaGGTTGTCGTATCTAAGATCCaaaaggttcaaggttcagTAATCaggtagaaaaataaaaaggattACACATCATTATCATCAGCTGTATGAAATACAGAAAGTACATCATCTATACCATGTAGCACAGCTGATATTGGTATAGCTGAtgaggagttttgttttttttgttgttctgggCGATGTTAGGAGACATTATGTCACTTATCTGTCGCCAGATGTCTGCTAACACTCGGTGAGGTCCGTGGTATCTTAAGTGCAACTACAGTAAACTGTGGTAAACTTTTGCGCTATGACAGGCACAGATTCAGACTTTTGCAGCTGCTCGAATCACGACGAGGCACACGGGGCCAACCGTTATGACGTTGAAGTTGGTAAATCTGTGCGTGGCATGACTTCTCCGGGTGGATCTATGTACTGAAACGCCACCTGTTGGTGGAGGgaaaagcgagagagagagagagagagagagactgcaaCGTGTgaaagattcttttttttttttttttttttttttttttaaaacgtcCAAAAAGGCATAAAGGGGAGTTCCGGTGAAAGTCGTTAGAGCAGCATATATGTAGGCCCACACACAATAACAGGATCCGTCAGGATTACACATGCACAGAATGGGTTACAGGTATCTCCTACAAACTCCTATGACTACCTTTCAGCTGTAATCGTACACAAACACAGTTTCTCTATACAAGCCTAAGTATATAACATCAATAAACAAAGcagcatattttaaaaaaaacagccaaaaaaagaagtaacaAGCGACTCCCGTTGCTGCGTCAAAGTTCACACACAGACTGGAAGTCGTCAATGGTTTAAAGGAAGAGCTTATTGTAAAAATCAGGCGACGTGGGTGAGAGGACAGTGAGTAGAAAGGGCGTTAAGGCTCGTGTTGTCTTGGCAAGAGGTGCTATGTTTGAATTCCCTGATGATGGCAGAAAAAAAACGCTACTTCAATGCTTTGGATTTCCTTTCTCCTGTGTCATCACGAGACAGAAGTTGGCCCATCAGGTAGCCTCCCTACCAAACCCCCTATTTGTCTGGTTCTATGTCAGTTACCAACTGTAACtgctcaggtttttttttatttttattttatatttagggAGTGGCAGGAATAgcaaggatttaaaaaaaaaaaaaaaaaaaaagtctgcagTAAAGTCTCTCAGATCTTCACAGAAATCTTTGAGGCTTTTTGCCCATCTTTAAACACGGCGTCATCGTTTGAAGCATTTCGAGAAGGGCTTTGGAAGGACAGCATTCAGAAACGCAGCAAGTGGGTTTCCCATGGAGAACAGCCGTATTGCATTTATACCGCCAGGAATCTAGGCCACATGCTTGGAAAGTACAAACTTGCTCCAGTCTTCGGTTCTACACCTCACGGGATGATGAGGCCTCGCTTTGGCTGGCTGTGCGGCCCGACCGCCACACTTTTGATTCTCAGGTGAAAAATCGTATGAAAACTCACATTACCTGGATGGCAGCAGCGAGTGACATGATGGTGCACTCTGTCCTGTAAGATAAAGCGAACACGTTTGTGAAAGGGACTTTGTTTGCTGTGCATCAAAATGTTCCAGACAGATGGCCTCGCCAGTCGTGTGTGGCTTGCAAACATGGCGTGAAGAGAGTCTAAATGAAGTCATAGAAACTAAAataatgaagagaaacacaaaatgcaACTAAGAGTGATTATGGAGGGGCACTACACACTAGAGGTCTCACACTACCGAAATGAGTTGACGACAGAGTTGACAAGTTACAGTTAACAGCAAAGATGTGGGACGGTTATTTCTCACAAAACAACACTTGCGATTTGCAGAAGTGTTTGCAAAACTAGTTTTACACCTACAtgctaaattttcttttttttcccccccatcgCAGCAAACGAAAGAGAGGATATGAAGAAGATGGCCATGTAGCAAAAGAACCACGGTTGGTAGAAGAGGTGAGGCAGGCCAACATTATTCTCAGTTAAACGtttgtttgttgctgttgttgtttgttttttaaacaattctTTCTAAATCTagacttttgttttatttcaggaaTGGACTGATGAAGACCTCATCTAGACTTGTGCAACTGAGCAGAGTTTAAAGttattatatatacacattaatTCCAGTGTTTTA is drawn from Maylandia zebra isolate NMK-2024a linkage group LG12, Mzebra_GT3a, whole genome shotgun sequence and contains these coding sequences:
- the ccnh gene encoding cyclin-H isoform X2 produces the protein MFHNSSQKKYWIFKSEDELEHMRCKANQKFRNKALESGKPGVSESMFLQRHEEDVLFRHYERRLLEFCNAFKPTMPKSVVGTALMYFRRFYLSNSVMEYHPRIIMLTCTYLACKVDEFNVSCTQFVGNLVQETPAGQERVLEQILEYELLLIQQLNFHLVVHNPYRPMEGLLIDLKTRYPTLESPESLRKTADDFLTQAAMTDAGLLFSPSQIALTAILNSASRAGLNMESYLTQCLGLKEEKETLSKMYDSMRRMKTLLKKYEPPKLEEVNISKQRLERIHAEFASSSNKRKRGYEEDGHVAKEPRLVEEEWTDEDLI
- the ccnh gene encoding cyclin-H isoform X1, whose translation is MFHNSSQKKYWIFKSEDELEHMRCKANQKFRNKALESGKKPGVSESMFLQRHEEDVLFRHYERRLLEFCNAFKPTMPKSVVGTALMYFRRFYLSNSVMEYHPRIIMLTCTYLACKVDEFNVSCTQFVGNLVQETPAGQERVLEQILEYELLLIQQLNFHLVVHNPYRPMEGLLIDLKTRYPTLESPESLRKTADDFLTQAAMTDAGLLFSPSQIALTAILNSASRAGLNMESYLTQCLGLKEEKETLSKMYDSMRRMKTLLKKYEPPKLEEVNISKQRLERIHAEFASSSNKRKRGYEEDGHVAKEPRLVEEEWTDEDLI